From the Deltaproteobacteria bacterium genome, one window contains:
- a CDS encoding DUF2156 domain-containing protein has translation MSPEPSETRRRALASIRRHGWNSTSFQTLEPGFDYWFDGDDACVGYVDTGAAWVAAGAPIAPAERLAEVAASFAAAARAQGRRACCFGTEARFEAIVGWPSLRIGDQPVWAPDEWEAGLRASRSLREQLRRARAKGVAVRELGRDELAPGHAVRARLEALIARWLATRPIAPMGFLVQLDPFSIPEEKRTFVAEWEGAIVGFLSVIPVYARGGWFFEDLLRDPGAPNGTTERIVDAGMRAAAAAGVRQVTLGLAPLAGEVPRWLRFTRRWSRPLYDFEGLHAFKAKLKPRAWEPIYLSYPHGASGLRALGDTLTAFARGGLLRFGVETLLRGPSIVVRALAAALVVWTLLLALPASARWFPSPAWQWGWVGFDVLLGIALFALARRWHHGLATALAIVVGADALATAAEVLLYNVPRVRAPGDWLVLALAVGAPSAAAVLLWHARAHRQVLGRGPARPRPAASAAPP, from the coding sequence GTGAGCCCCGAGCCGAGCGAGACCCGCCGGCGCGCGCTCGCGTCGATCCGGCGCCACGGCTGGAACTCGACCTCGTTCCAGACCCTCGAGCCCGGCTTCGACTACTGGTTCGACGGCGACGACGCGTGCGTCGGCTACGTCGACACCGGTGCCGCGTGGGTCGCCGCCGGCGCCCCGATCGCGCCGGCCGAGCGGCTCGCCGAGGTCGCGGCGTCCTTTGCGGCCGCGGCCCGGGCGCAGGGCCGCCGCGCCTGCTGCTTCGGCACCGAGGCGCGCTTCGAGGCGATCGTCGGGTGGCCGTCGCTGCGGATCGGGGACCAGCCGGTCTGGGCGCCCGACGAATGGGAGGCGGGCCTGCGCGCGAGCCGGAGCCTGCGCGAGCAGCTCCGCCGGGCGCGCGCCAAGGGCGTTGCCGTGCGCGAGCTCGGGCGGGACGAGCTCGCGCCCGGCCATGCCGTGCGAGCGCGGCTCGAGGCGCTGATCGCGCGCTGGCTCGCGACCCGGCCGATCGCGCCGATGGGCTTCCTCGTCCAGCTCGATCCCTTCTCGATCCCGGAGGAGAAGCGCACCTTCGTCGCCGAGTGGGAGGGTGCGATCGTGGGCTTCCTCTCGGTGATCCCCGTCTACGCGCGCGGGGGCTGGTTCTTCGAGGACCTGCTGCGGGATCCGGGCGCCCCCAACGGCACGACCGAGCGGATCGTCGACGCCGGCATGCGCGCCGCCGCGGCAGCCGGCGTGCGCCAGGTCACGCTCGGGCTCGCACCGCTCGCCGGCGAGGTGCCGCGCTGGCTGCGCTTCACGCGGCGCTGGAGCCGGCCGCTCTACGACTTCGAGGGGCTGCACGCCTTCAAGGCGAAGCTGAAGCCGCGGGCGTGGGAGCCGATCTACCTGTCGTACCCGCACGGTGCGAGCGGCCTCCGCGCCCTCGGCGACACGCTCACGGCGTTCGCGCGCGGCGGGCTGCTGCGCTTCGGCGTCGAGACCCTCCTGCGCGGGCCGTCGATCGTCGTGCGCGCCCTGGCCGCGGCGCTCGTCGTCTGGACGCTGCTCCTCGCCTTGCCGGCGAGCGCGCGCTGGTTCCCCTCGCCGGCCTGGCAGTGGGGCTGGGTCGGCTTCGACGTCCTGCTCGGCATCGCCCTGTTCGCGCTCGCGCGGCGCTGGCACCACGGGCTCGCGACGGCGCTCGCGATCGTGGTCGGCGCGGACGCGCTCGCGACCGCCGCCGAGGTGCTGCTCTACAACGTGCCGCGGGTCCGCGCGCCCGGCGACTGGCTCGTGCTGGCGCTCGCCGTCGGCGCCCCGAGCGCGGCGGCGGTCCTGCTCTGGCACGCGCGGGCGCACCGGCAGGTCCTCGGCCGCGGGCCGGCGAGGCCGCGGCCCGCCGCGAGTGCCGCACCGCCGTGA
- a CDS encoding Hsp70 family protein, with protein MRAVGIDFGTTNSAVAVADGGGAPRLATFGAGDGRSAPTLAFRSILHFEPTEGGRGRPRARAGPAALARWLESAGEGRLVQSIKSFLASPLFEATEVYGAVYQLEDLVATILAALRAEAEAQLGPLGARVVAGRPVRFAGEGRSDERLALSRLRSAFARAGFEEVVFEYEPVAAARHYARRLRAPERVLIGDFGGGTSDFSLLALAPGTRAGHEILATSGVGVAGDAFDAKLVRHRVAPLLGRGSRHRNAFGVELTMPHWLYGRLERWHHLSFLKSPRTLQILADLEREALEPERIRAFAHLVREDRGFQVYRAVEAAKHALSEAESARIVYRDRAVGLDAEVGRAAFERWIAPELAKIEACVDEVLAAAGLAPARVDRVFLTGGSAFVPAVRGIFARRFGAERIRGGDELGSVASGLALRAGD; from the coding sequence ATGCGCGCGGTCGGGATCGACTTCGGCACGACCAACAGCGCCGTCGCGGTGGCGGACGGCGGCGGGGCGCCGCGCCTCGCCACCTTCGGCGCCGGCGACGGCCGGAGCGCGCCGACGCTCGCCTTCCGCTCGATCCTGCACTTCGAGCCCACCGAGGGCGGGCGCGGCCGCCCGCGCGCGCGGGCCGGGCCGGCCGCGCTCGCGCGCTGGCTCGAGAGCGCCGGCGAGGGCCGCCTCGTCCAGTCGATCAAGTCCTTCCTCGCGAGCCCGCTCTTCGAGGCCACCGAGGTCTACGGCGCCGTCTACCAGCTCGAGGACCTGGTCGCCACGATCCTCGCCGCCCTGCGCGCGGAGGCCGAGGCGCAGCTCGGCCCGCTCGGGGCGCGCGTCGTGGCCGGACGCCCGGTGCGCTTCGCGGGCGAGGGCCGCAGCGACGAGCGGCTCGCGCTCTCGCGCCTGCGCTCGGCCTTCGCGCGCGCCGGCTTCGAGGAGGTGGTCTTCGAATACGAGCCGGTCGCCGCCGCGCGCCACTACGCGCGGCGCCTGCGCGCGCCGGAGCGGGTGCTGATCGGCGACTTCGGCGGCGGCACGAGCGACTTCTCGCTGCTCGCGCTCGCCCCCGGCACCCGCGCCGGACACGAGATCCTGGCGACGAGCGGCGTCGGGGTGGCCGGCGACGCCTTCGACGCGAAGCTCGTGCGCCACCGGGTGGCGCCCCTGCTCGGCCGTGGCTCCCGACACCGGAACGCGTTCGGCGTGGAGCTCACGATGCCGCACTGGCTCTACGGCAGGCTCGAGCGCTGGCACCACCTGTCGTTCCTGAAGTCGCCGCGCACGCTCCAGATCCTGGCCGACCTCGAGCGCGAGGCGCTCGAGCCCGAGCGGATCCGCGCCTTCGCGCACCTGGTGCGCGAGGACCGCGGCTTCCAGGTCTACCGCGCCGTCGAGGCCGCCAAGCACGCGCTCTCGGAGGCGGAGAGCGCGCGGATCGTCTACCGCGACCGCGCCGTGGGCCTCGACGCGGAGGTCGGGCGCGCGGCCTTCGAGCGCTGGATCGCGCCCGAGCTCGCGAAGATCGAGGCCTGCGTGGACGAGGTGCTGGCCGCGGCCGGCCTCGCCCCGGCGCGCGTGGACCGCGTCTTCCTGACCGGCGGGAGCGCCTTCGTGCCGGCCGTGCGCGGGATCTTCGCGCGCCGCTTCGGGGCCGAGCGGATCCGCGGCGGCGACGAGCTCGGCTCGGTCGCGAGCGGCCTGGCCCTGCGGGCGGGCGATTGA
- the ilvC gene encoding ketol-acid reductoisomerase, protein MPTVYRDADARLEALAGERIAVIGYGNQGRSQALNLRDSGLDVVIGVRADETRARAVAEGFAVHEPGEAAAQADVVMLLVPDEGMPELFETRIRPRLRARACVEVASGYNVAFGTLDPPADADVVMVAPRMIGPGVRDLFVAGRGFPSFVAVHRDATGRARERMLALARGIGSTRAGCLELSCADEAALDLFNEQGFGPAFGMALTHAIGTLVDAGFPPEAVLLEILHSGELAYTLGRMVSDGIVDQMNHHSHTSQYGSMTRALRFLDLDLRSRMERVLAEIRTGAFAREWNAERSQGMPLYTKLREARLQHPVRAWERQVRAAFGVGPVPEREEG, encoded by the coding sequence ATGCCCACCGTCTATCGTGACGCCGACGCCCGCCTCGAGGCCCTTGCCGGCGAGCGCATCGCCGTGATCGGCTACGGCAACCAGGGCCGCTCCCAGGCGCTGAACCTGCGCGACTCGGGGCTCGACGTCGTGATCGGCGTGCGCGCGGACGAGACGCGCGCACGCGCCGTGGCCGAGGGCTTCGCGGTCCACGAGCCGGGCGAGGCGGCGGCGCAGGCCGACGTCGTGATGCTGCTCGTGCCCGACGAGGGGATGCCCGAGCTCTTCGAGACCCGGATCCGGCCGCGGCTGCGGGCCCGGGCCTGCGTCGAGGTGGCCTCGGGCTACAACGTGGCGTTCGGGACCCTCGACCCGCCGGCCGACGCCGACGTGGTGATGGTGGCGCCGCGCATGATCGGGCCGGGGGTACGCGACCTCTTCGTGGCCGGGCGCGGCTTCCCGAGCTTCGTCGCGGTGCACCGCGACGCGACCGGCCGCGCGCGCGAGCGGATGCTGGCGCTCGCACGCGGGATCGGATCCACGCGCGCCGGCTGCCTCGAGCTCTCGTGCGCCGACGAGGCGGCGCTCGACCTCTTCAACGAGCAGGGCTTCGGCCCCGCCTTCGGAATGGCCCTCACCCACGCGATCGGTACCCTCGTGGACGCGGGCTTCCCGCCCGAAGCGGTGCTGCTCGAGATCCTGCACTCGGGCGAGCTCGCCTACACGCTCGGGCGCATGGTGAGCGACGGCATCGTCGACCAGATGAACCACCATTCGCACACGAGCCAGTACGGCTCGATGACGCGCGCGCTCCGCTTCCTCGACCTCGACCTGCGCTCGCGCATGGAGCGGGTGCTGGCCGAGATCCGCACGGGCGCCTTCGCGCGCGAGTGGAACGCGGAGCGCAGCCAGGGGATGCCGCTCTACACGAAGCTGCGCGAGGCGCGCCTCCAGCACCCGGTACGCGCCTGGGAGCGGCAGGTGCGCGCGGCCTTCGGCGTGGGCCCCGTGCCGGAGCGCGAGGAGGGCTAG
- a CDS encoding S8 family serine peptidase has translation MALALVALPSPPARGHLRSEREALLVRLRGPADAGALQRLEARTGGRVERVIPALRLVRLVPPAGGQGGAAAAARALAAGGEIASVRPDGRGRGGFVPDDPGFPLQWHLENTGQGGGLPGADLGAPAAWDRSRGSDAVVVAILDTGVDRDDPDLAGRLLPGIDLVNGDGDPSADHPHGTQVARLFGANVGNGVQVAGVDPAARILPVKVLDAANEGWESDLIAGLVWAADAGADVISMSLVDYPADSPDLAAALQRARDAGAVLVACAGNGGTGNADVSGPGAYPETISVGWTDAADALGASGGSASATGAALDLVAPGTSLVWALDGSGAPFLFSGCSAATPLVAGVASLLLALDPGLGHEGVARVLAASAADGVGPPAEDLPGRDDAFGHGRVDAAAALAMVPEPSFAPGAALAALAALGGRRRGRR, from the coding sequence GTGGCACTCGCGCTCGTTGCGCTGCCGTCTCCCCCGGCGCGAGGGCATCTGCGGTCCGAACGCGAGGCGCTGCTCGTCCGGCTGCGCGGCCCGGCCGATGCCGGCGCCCTGCAGCGCCTCGAGGCGCGCACGGGCGGGCGCGTCGAGCGCGTGATCCCGGCGCTGCGGCTCGTGCGGCTCGTGCCGCCCGCGGGCGGGCAGGGCGGCGCGGCGGCGGCGGCGCGCGCGCTCGCGGCGGGCGGCGAGATCGCATCGGTGCGTCCCGACGGCCGCGGCCGCGGTGGCTTCGTCCCCGACGACCCGGGCTTCCCGCTCCAGTGGCACCTCGAGAACACCGGCCAGGGCGGCGGCCTCCCGGGCGCCGACCTCGGCGCGCCGGCCGCGTGGGACCGCTCCCGCGGCAGCGACGCGGTCGTGGTCGCGATCCTCGACACCGGCGTCGACCGGGACGACCCGGACCTCGCGGGACGCCTCCTGCCCGGGATCGACCTCGTGAACGGCGACGGCGACCCGAGCGCCGACCACCCGCACGGGACGCAGGTGGCGCGCCTGTTCGGCGCGAACGTCGGCAACGGCGTGCAGGTGGCCGGCGTCGATCCGGCGGCGCGCATCCTGCCGGTGAAGGTGCTCGACGCGGCGAACGAGGGCTGGGAGAGCGACCTGATCGCGGGCCTGGTCTGGGCCGCCGACGCGGGCGCCGACGTGATCAGCATGAGCCTCGTCGACTACCCCGCCGATTCCCCGGACCTGGCGGCCGCCCTCCAGCGCGCGCGCGACGCGGGCGCCGTGCTGGTCGCCTGCGCCGGCAACGGCGGCACCGGCAACGCCGACGTCTCGGGCCCCGGCGCCTATCCCGAGACGATCTCGGTCGGCTGGACCGACGCCGCCGATGCGCTCGGCGCCTCGGGCGGCAGCGCGTCCGCGACGGGCGCCGCGCTCGACCTCGTGGCGCCCGGCACCTCGCTGGTCTGGGCCCTGGACGGCTCGGGTGCGCCCTTCCTCTTCTCCGGCTGCTCGGCGGCGACGCCGCTCGTGGCCGGCGTCGCCTCGCTGCTCCTGGCCCTCGATCCGGGGCTCGGGCACGAGGGCGTCGCGCGGGTGCTCGCCGCGAGCGCCGCCGACGGGGTGGGGCCGCCGGCCGAGGACCTCCCGGGCCGCGACGACGCCTTCGGCCACGGGCGGGTGGACGCGGCGGCCGCGCTGGCGATGGTGCCCGAGCCGTCCTTCGCGCCGGGCGCGGCGCTGGCGGCGCTCGCAGCGCTCGGCGGCCGCCGCCGCGGCCGGCGCTAG